Within the Mycobacterium gordonae genome, the region GGCATCGGCGGCACCGGCGGCCAAGGCGGTGCCGGCGGCACCGGGACCGACAACAGCGCCAACCCGGGCATCGCCGGGGGCGCAGGCGGCACCGGCGGCACCGGCGGCACCGGCGGCGGCGCCGGCAAGGGCGGCACCGGGTCGAGCACCGGCGCAGCCGGCACCGCCGGCAACGGCGGAATCGGCGGCACCGGCGGCACCGGCGGACAAGGCGGACAAGGCAACACCGGTAGCAGCGGCGGCGGCACCGGCGGCCAAGGCGCAGCCGGCGGCGACGGCGGTCAGGGCGGCGCCGGCGGCGCCGCCGGAGCCACTAACGGCGGCACCGCCGGTGTTCAAGGCGCCGGCGGCAAGGGCGGCATCGGCGGCACCGGCGGCGGCGGCGGCACCGGCGGCACCGGGACCAACAACAGCGCCAACCCGGGCATCGCCGGGGGCGCAGGCGGCACCGGCGGCACCGGCGGCACCGGCGGCGGCGCCGGCAAGGGCGGCACCGGGTCGAGCACCGGCGCAGCCGGCACCGCCGGCAACGGCGGAATCGGCGGCACCGGCGGCACCGGCGGACAAGGCGGACAAGGCAACACCGGCAGCAGCGGCGGCGGGACCGGCGGCCAGGGCGCGGCCGGTGGGGACGGCGGTCAGGGCGGCGCCGGCGGCGCGGCCGGAGCCACCAACGGCGGCACCGCCGGTGTTCAAGGCGCCGGCGGCAAGGGCGGCATCGGCGGCACCGGCGGCCAAGGCGGCACCGGCGGCACGGGGACCGACAACAGCGCCAACCCGGGCATCGCCGGGGGCGCAGGCGGCACCGGTGGTGTCGGGGGCACCGGCGGCGGCGCCGGCAAGGGCGGCACCGGGTCGAGCACCGGCGCAGCCGGCACCGCCGGCAACGGCGGAATCGGCGGCACCGGCGGCACCGGCGGACAAGGCGGACAAGGCAACACCGGCAGCAGCGGCGGCGGCAGCGGCGGCCAAGGCGCAGCCGGCGGCGACGGCGGTCAGGGCGGCGCCGGCGGCGCGGCCGGAGCCACCAACGGCGGCACCGCCGGAACCCAAGGCGCCGGCGGCAAGGGCGGCATCGGCGGCACCGGCGGCGGCGGCGGCACCGGCGGAGCCGGGACCAACAACAGCGCCAACCCCGGCATCGCCGGGGGCGCAGGCGGCACCGGCGGCACCGGCGGCACCGGCGGCGGCGCCGGCAAGGGCGGCACCGGGTCGAGCACCGGCGCGGCCGGCACCGCCGGCAACGGCGGAATCGGCGGCACCGGCGGCACCGGCGGACAAGGCGGACAAGGCAGTACCGGCAGCAGCGGCGGCGGCACCGGCGGCCAAGGCGCAGCCGGCGGCGACGGCGGTCAGGGCGGTGCCGGCGGCGCGGCCGGAGCCACCAACGGCGGCACCGCCGGAACCCAAGGCGCCGGCGGCAAGGGCGGCATCGGCGGCACCGGCGGCCAAGGCGGCACCGGCGGCACCGGGACCGACAACAGCACCAACCCGGGCATCGCCGGAGGCGCAGGCGGCACCGGCGGCACCGGCGGCACCGGCGGCGGCGCCGGCAAGGGCGGCACCGGGTCGAGCACCGGCGCAGCCGGCACCGCCGGCAACGGCGGAATCGGCGGCACCGGCGGCACCGGCGGACAAGGCGGACAAGGCAACACCGGCAGCAGCGGCGGCGGCACCGGCGGCCAAGGCGCAGCCGGCGGCGACGGCGGTCAGGGCGGCGCCGGCGGCGCCGCCGGAGCCACCAACGGCGGCACCGCCGGAACCCAAGGCGCCGGCGGCCAGGGCGGCATCGGCGGCACCGGCGGCCAAGGCGGCACCGGCGGCACCGGGACCGACAACAGCACCAACCCGGGCATCGCCGGAGGCGCTGGCGGCACCGGTGGTGTCGGTGGCACCGGCGGCGGCGCCGGCAAGGGCGGCACCGGGTCGAGCACCGGCGCGGCCGGCACCGCCGGCAACGGCGGAATCGGCGGTGGCGGCGGGACCGGCGGCGCCGCGGGCCAAGGCAGTACCGGTAGCAGCGGCGGCGGGACCGGCGGCCTGGGCGCGGCCGGCGGCGACGGCGGCCAGGGCGGCGCCGGCGGCGCGGCCGGAGCCACCAACGGCGGCAACGCTGGTATTCAGGGCGCCGGCGGCAAGGGCGGCACCGGCGGCCAAGGCGGCACCGGCGGCACCGGCGGCACCGGCACTGCAGGCACCGCCACTCTGCCTGGGGGTAACGGCGGCCAGGGCGGCCAAGGTGGTACCGGCGGCGCCGCGGGCGCTGGTGGCACCGGAAGCAGCGTCGGCGGAGTGGGCACCGGCGGCCAAGGCGGCACCGGCGGCACCGGCGGCGCCGGCGGTACCGGCGGCGTGAATGCCGGCACAACCGCGACCGCTGCAGGCCAAGGCGGCACCGGCGGCACTGGCGGCAGCGGGGGCAACGCCGCTGCTGGCGGTATCAACGGCGCCGCTGGTACCGGCGGCGTCGGCGGCCAAGGCGGCACCGGCGGCTCTCCGAGCGCCGGCAACGGTGGGGCTGGCGGCCAAGGCGGCACCGGCGGCGCCCGCGGAACTGCAGGCTCCGGCGCAGGCGCCGCAGGCGGCGCGGGCACGGGCGGCAACGGCGGCACCGGCGGCACCGGCGGCAAGGGTGGCACGGGTACCAACGGCGGCGCGGGCGCCGCGGGGTCGCTCGGCTTCACGGGCGGCACTGGCGGCGCCGGCGGCACCGGGGGTGCTAACGGCGGCAACGGCGGCCAAGGCGGAATCGGTGGAACCGGCGGCAACGGCGGCAACGGCGGCAACGGCGGCATTGGCGCCAATGGCGGTAACGGCGGCCAAGGCGGCACAGGCGGGACCGCCGGTGCTGCCGGCGCCGCAGGAACCGGCGGGGTGGCTGGCGCCCTGGGTACCGGCGGGACCGGTGGCATCGGCGGCAACGGCGGCCTCGGAGGCAATGGCACAGGCTCTACCGGCGGCGGCCAAGGCGGCAACGGCGGCCAGGGAGGCACCGGCGGTGGTGGCGGCGTCGCTGGAAACGCCGGCAGCGGCGGTCTCGGTGGAAACGGCGCGAATGGCGGAAACGGTAGCGTCAGCACACCCGCCGGGTCAGCCGGTGGAAAGGGAGGCGCCGGCGGTGCAGGCGGAACCGCGGGAGCCGCGACCGGCGGCGGGTCGGCGGGCAACCAGGGCAGCGGCGGCAACGGCGGAAACGGCGGCAACGGCGGCAACGGCGCTGCGGCTGGCATTGGGGGCATTGCCGCCACCGGCGGTGCCGGGGGCGCCGGCGGAAACGGCGGAAACGGCCTTAACGCCGGCTCCGGTGGAGCCGGCGGAACGGGCGGAACCGGCGGTGCCGGCGCGGCGGCCACCGCCGCCGTAAACGCCACAGCTGGCGGCCAAGGGGGCCAGGGCGGCCAAGGGGGCAGTGCCGGTACCCCCTCCGGCGGCACCCAAGGCAGCGTGGGAACCGCCGGCAAGGGCGGCGACGGCGGCGCCGGCGGCGCTGGCTTTAACATAAGCCCCACCGCTGCACGGACCAACGGCGCCGCGGGCGGTCAAGGCGGCCAGGGCGGCGCCGGCGCCGTGGGCGTGACCGGTGGAAACGGTGGTGACGGCGGCCTCGGCGGTAGCGGCGGCGCGGGCGGCCTGGCCGGCCAGGGCAACAACGCAACCGTCCCCGGCGGAACCGGCGGCCAGGGGGGCCAGGGCGGTACTGGCGGCACCGCCGGAGCCGCCGGTGCTGGCGGAGTCAGCGGGGACGGCGGTCAGGGCGGCAAAGGCGGCGTCGGTGGTGGAGGCGGTCAAGGCGGTCAAATCGGCGGTAACGGTGGCATTGGCGGGCAGGGCGGATCCGGCGGTACCGGCGGCAGCGGTGGGCTGAGCGGCAATGGCGGCGCGGGCGGCCAGGCCGGCAACGGTGGCAAAGGTGGAGCCGGTGACAACCGGGTTAATGCTGGTGACGTCGGCGGCGCTGGCGGCCAGGGCGGCCAGGGTGGTACCGGCGGCCAAGGTGGCGCAGGCGGCACGAGCGGCGGCGACGGCGGCAATGCGGGTGCCGCAGGCACCGGCGGCACCGGCGGCACCGGCGGCACCGGTATCACCCTTGGCACCGGAGGCGCTGGCGGCGCTGGCGGCGCCGGTGGGACCGCCGGCAACGGTGGCAATGCTCTCGGCGGCAATGGCAGCGGCGGTAACGGCGGCAACGGCGGTGCCGGAGGAACCGGCGGCACGGGAGGCACCGGCGGTAACAACGCCGCCGGCGCTGCCGGGGGCACCGGGGGCAGCGGCGCCACCGGCGGCACTGGCGGCAACGGCTTCGGCTCCGGCAGCGGCGGCGCTGGCGGCAACGGCGGCGCCGCCGGCGGCGGCGGCGCAGGAGGCAACGCCGGCGGCGGCAACCGCAACGGCGGCAACGGCGGCAACGGCGGCGCCGGCGGCGCCGGCGGCACCGGCGGCGCTGGTGGCGCCACAGGCGCCGGCGGCAAGGGTGGCAGCGGTGCGACCGGCGGCAACGGCGGCAACGGCGGCAACGGCACGGGCGCCGGCATCGGCGGCACCGGCGGCAACGGTGGCACCGGCGGGGGCGGCGGCAAGGGCGGCACTGGCGGGGGCGGCGCCAACCCTGGCGCCACCGGGACGGGCGGCGGCACCGGGTCGGCCGGGTTTGTCGCGGTGGGTAAAGCCGGCGGCGCCGGAGGCAAGGGAGGCACTGCCGGCTCCGGCGGAGACGGCGGCTCCGCGTGATCGCTAGCAAGGGGCAGCGGAGCGACTGCCATTGCGACTGCGCGAGATTCCGGTGCGCGGCTCCACGCGGCCCGGACCCGGCCCGCAGCCATCGGACCTAGAGATTGATCCGCAAGAGCACCTCCGGAACAGGCAGAGTGCGACAAAGGTGGGGCAGCGCAAATGCCGGACTGTATGGCCGCGCGCTGTCGGACTTAGTTCTGTTGGGGTCGGGGGCGGACCGACGGGCACGAAAAACATCGCGCTGGCGGCGCCTGCAGCACGTCCAGATCGGCCACGCGGCAGCTCCGGGGGGTGGCCCGAGGGGCATGGGTCGCCGGAGCGACCAGCATGCTCGACCTGGCCAGCTGGTCGCCCAAGATGAGAGTCGACCCGGGGCAAGAAACGGCCGCGCCCGGGCGCGCAGCTGCGACTGATCGATTGCAACTTGTTGCGGCTGTCTGCCGTTGCCACCAGCACCGGTCGCGTGCAACTGCCCAGCTCTAAGGCTGCGGGATCGCCGCCGAGCCCGTTCCGAACACGGTGCAGATCTGGCGCGTCATCATGCAGTGCTCGATGGACCTCGCCGACTGGCTGCAAATGGTCGCTCTTCAGGACCACCCCGCCCACCTCTGAGAAACGAAACCTCTACGGCAGAGCCCATTTCTACCGATCAATCAATCGGACCAACGGCACGAAACACTGAGGCGAGTGCTGTGTCAAAGCCTCTGCATCAGCGAAATCCTGGCCGTCACGCAGTCACGTGACTCGCGTGCACATCATCAGCCGGCCGCGCCTCGGTCTGCTCCTTGGCCCAGCGGTAGTCCGGCTTACCGGCCGGTGAGCGTTTCACCTCGTCGACGAACCAAAGACTTCGTGGCACTTTGTATCCCGCGATCTCCGAGCGAACGAAGCAGTCCAGCTCCGCCAACGAAGGCCGCGCCCCTTCCCTGGCTTGCACCACGGCTGCGACGTGCTGGCCATAGCGCGGATCCGGCACACCGACCACTAGCGCGTCGAACACATCGGGGTGACCCTTCAGCGCCGCCTCGACCTCTTCGGGGTAGATCTTCTCGCCGCCACTGTTGATCGACACCGAGCCGCGGCCCAGCATCGTGACGGTGCCGTCCTCTTCGACCATTGCGTAGTCGCCCGGAATCGCATAGCGCACACCGTTGATGGTCTTGAACGTCTCGGCTGTCTTCTTCTCGTCCTTGTAATACCCGACCGGAATATTGCCCTTCTTGGCGATGAATCCGCGCACACCGGAGCCGGGCTTCACCTCGTTGCCTTCTTCGTCGAGGACGACGGTGCGATGGTCGATGGTCACCCGTGGTCCACCGCTGTGCGGCGCGTCCTTCGCGACGATGCTGGTGCCGCCGAAGCCTGTCTCCGACGATCCGATTGAGTCGGTGATAACGCGATTCGGCAGCAGCTCAAGGAATTTCTCTTTGATGCTCGGCGAGAACAGCGCGGCCGTGCTGGCGAGCAGGAACAGTGAGGAGAGGTCGTAATCGTTGTCCTTCTGCAATGCGTCCAACAACGGGCGGGCCATCGCGTCACCGGTGAAAAACAGCAGGTTCACTTTGTGTCTGTGAATGGTCTCCCATACCTGCTCGGCGTTGAATTCCGGTGCCAGCACGGTGGTTTGGCCCGAGAAGATCGACATCCAGGTGGCCGATTGGGTGGCCCCGTGGATCATCGGAGGAATCGGATAGCGGACCATCGGGGGGTTCGCGGCCGCAGCCTTCGCTAGGTCGTACTCGTCCTTGACGAATTCCCCTGTGGCGAAGTCGGTTCCGCCCAATAGCACGCGGTAGATGTCTTCGTGACGCCACATGACGCCTTTGGGGAAGCCCGTGGTGCCGCCGGTGTAGAGCAGATAGATGGCATCTTCGGTACGGTCACCGAAGTCGCGCTCGGGCGAGCTGTCGGCGATCGCGGCGTAGAACTCGACACCGCCGTAGCGCTGGTATTCCAGGTCGCTACCGTCCTCCACGACCAGCACCGTCTTGACGTTCGGGGTGTCCGGCAGGACGTTGGCGACCCGGTCGGAGTACTGACGCTCGTGCACCAGGGCAACCATGTCTGAGTTGTCGAACAGGTAGCGCAGCTCGCCTTCGACATAACGGAAGTTGACGTTGACCAGGATCGCGCCCGCCTTGACGATGCCGAGCATCGCGATGACGATCTCAATGCGGTTGCGGCAGTACAGGCCGACCTTATCGCCCTCGCGCACGCCCTGTTCCATCAGGTAGTGCGCGAAGCGGTTGGCCTTCTCTTCGAGTTGGGCGTAGGTCAACTGTTCGTCACCACAGATGAGGGCTACACGGTCCGGCACAGCGTCGATGGCGTGCTCGGCAAGGTCAGCAATATTCAGAGCCACGGCCACCAAATTAGAACGTGTTACATTTCTTGACAAGCTCAGACCCGATGTCGAGGAAGAGGCGGTAGCCGTGGCAGAGCAGCCAGCAAACGAATCCGGACCCGACGCGCTGGTGGAGCAGCGCGGCCACACACTCATCGTGACCATGAACCGGCCGCATCGCCGCAACGCGTTGAGCACCGAAATGATGCATATTATGGTCGAGGCGTGGGACCGCGTCGACAACGATCCCGACATCCGCTGCTGCATCCTCACCGGCGCCGGTGGCTACTTCTGCGCCGGTATGGATCTCAAAACCGCGACCCAGAAGCCGCCGGGCGACTCCTTCAAGGACGGCAGCTACGACCCGTCGCGCATCGACGCCCTACTCAAGGGTCGTCGGCTCACCAAACCATTGATCGCGGCCGTCGAAGGACCCGCGATCGCCGGCGGGACCGAGATCCTGCAGGGCACCGACATCCGGGTGGCCGGCGAGAGCGCCAAGTTCGGCATCTCCGAGGCCAAGTGGAGCCTGTACCCGATGGGCGGGTCGGCCGTCCGCCTGGTACGCCAGATCCCCTATACGGTGGCCTGCGACCTGCTGCTGACCGGGCGTCACATCACGGCCGCGGAAGCGAAAGAGATGGGGCTGGTCGGACACGTCGTTCCGGACGGTCAAGCCCTGACCAAGGCGCTCGAGCTTGCGGAGATCATCGAGAACAACGGCCCATTGGCGGTTCAGGCAATCCTGAAAACCATCAGGGAGACCGAGGGCATGCACGAGAACGAGGCGTTCAAGATCGACACCCAGATCGGCATCCAGGTGTTCTTGTCCGACGACGCCAAGGAAGGTCCGCGAGCCTTCGCCGAGAAGCGCAAGCCCGAGTTCAAGAACCGTTGACGTCCTTTCGCCACTCCCCTTCCTCGCCGAGCGTGACGCCAGGGCGGCCCGACGGGCGATTCTCAACCCTCAGAACACGTTCGGCGGCCCCGTCGGTGTCCCGGTGCAGACTCGCCGCCATGATTGAGACCGTTCATCGGCAGTGAGGCGCTGACGTCGGGCGCGTTTACGCGTCACCAGCTGCGCAGCCGCTTCGTCAAACTCCATTCCGACGTCTACGTTTCGCCCGACGTCGACGTCACCGCGCCAGAGCGCGCCTACGCGGCGTGGCTCTGGGTCGAAACGACGCGGCATCGTGGCCGGGCAGTCCGCGTCGGCACTGCACCGCGCAAAATGGGCCGACCCCGAGCTCCCGCGCAACTATTGCAAGAACACCGCCGCCCGCCCCCGGGCATCATCACCTGGCTCGATCGCATCTCGTCGGACGAAAGACAGGTAATCGCCGGCGTCGCGGTCACCACGCCCGCTCGCACGGCATTCGACCTCGCCTGCCGCTATCCACTCAACAGAGCGGTCGCAGCCATCGATGCTCTCGCGCGCGCCACCAAATTCACGACCGCTGAGACACAAGCACTGGTCCACCGGTATGGAGGCCACCACAACATCCGCAATGCCCGAGAGGCCCTGGCCCTTGTCGACCCCGGCGCGCAGTCGCCAGAAGAGACCTGGCTGCGGTTGCTCGTGACCGAAGCCGGCTACCCACGACCGCAGACCCAGCTCCCGATTCACGGCTCGTACAGCGAGCTGGTGGGGATCGTCGACATGGGTTGGGCGGAGCTGAAACTCGCGCTCGAGTACGACGGCGAGCATCAACGAACGCCGCGGCAATTCGACCACGACATCGCGCGCTACGAGACAATGACGAACGATCTCGACTGGATCGCCATCAGAGTCACCAGCCAGGACACCCCGGGTGGCGTTCTTGGGCGCCTCGCAACCGCCTGGGCTCGCCGAACGTGTCATAGCGGCGGAAAGGCGGCCTGAAACCAACCCTCACGGCACACTCGACGCAACAAGCCGAAAAACGAGCCGCTATCCCAATACCGGCGCACTCGGCGTAAACACCACCGGCATCGACTCGAGGCCGGACACGAAGTTCGCCGGCCGTAACGGCAACGCCGACTCGTCGGCCAACCGCAGATCCGGCAACCGCCGCAACACCCGCGACGTCATCAGCGACAACTCCAGCCGAGCCAGCTGATTACCCATACAGAAGTGGGTGCCGAAGCCGAACGCCAAGTGGCTGTTCGGGTTTCGCCGGATGTCGAACTTCTCCGGCTGGTCGAACACCGACTCGTCGAAATTAGCCGCCTCGAACAGCAGCATAATCTTCTCACCGGCGGTCAAAGAGGTGCCATGGAAGTCCGTGTCCGCAGTCAGCGTCCGGCACATGTTCTTCACCGGCGACGTCCAGCGCAGCATCTCCTCGATGGCACCCGGCAGCAACGACGGGTCGGCCACCAGATCGGCGAACTGATCGCGGTGCCGCACCAGCTGCTCGGTCCCCCCGCTCAATGTGTGCCGGGTGGTCTCGTCGCCGCCGATCAAAATCAGCAGCGTCTCCATGACGATCTCCTCGTCGGACATCCTCTGACCTTCGACCTCGGCGTTGATCAGGACCGAGTAGAGGTCATCGGTGGGCTCCGCACGGCGCTTGCCGATCAGGTCCATGGTGAACGCCGTGTACCCGGCGAACGCCTCCATCACCGTCTGGAATTCCACCGAGGCGGGGTCGATGTGCGACGACAGCCCACACACCAGGTCGTCCGACCACTTCAGCAGCATCCCCCGCTCCGAGGGCAGCACACCCAGCATGTCGCCAATCACGGCCATCGGCAGCGGCGCCGCGATGTCCCGAACGAAGTCGCACTCCCCCCGCTCGCACACCGCGTCGATCAGGGTGTCGCACAACTCCCCGATCGACGCCTCCTTGTCCTTCACCCGCTTGCGCGTGAACCCGGCGTTGACCAGCTTGCGCCGCACCAAATGCGCGGGGTCGTCCATATCGATCATGTAGGGCATCCCGGGCTGATCGGGACGGATGCCGCCGGTACTGGAGAACAGTTCCGGGTTGCGCTCGGCGTCCAGGATCGCCTGATACGTTGTCGCGCCTGCCAATCCGTTGCGGTCCCGAAACACCGGCTGGTTGGCCCGCATCCAGCGGTACGCCTCGCGCGCCGCCACACCGTCGGCATAGAAGTTGCCGTCGGCGAGATCGATGTTGAGGATCGTGTCCGGAATCGTCGAAGTCATCTACAGCCTCCAGTTTTCTGCCTCGAGGCCATTACAGTAAGCCCCATGCCTGTCTCGCAACACACCATCGCCGGAACCGTTCTCACCATGCCGGTGGTGATCCGCAAGGCCGACCAGCATTCGGCGATGTTCTCGGTCAACGCCGACGCCGCCCAGCGCCTCATCGACTACAGCGGCCTGCAGGTCTTCGAATACCTGCCCGGCCGGGCGATTCTGGTGCAGCTGCTGGTCCGCTATATCGACGGCGACCTGGGCGAGTATCACGAGTACGGCACCGCGTTCCTGGTCAACAAGCCCGGCACCCACACGAGCGGGATCCGCGCCATGGCCCAAGCCGCCACCTTCATCCATCAGCTGCCCGTCGATCAGGAATTCACCCTCGAGGCCGGCCGCACCATCTGGGGCTACCCAAAGATCATGGCGGACTTCAACGTTCGCGAGGGCCGCAAATTCGCGTTCGACGTCAGCGCCGA harbors:
- a CDS encoding crotonase/enoyl-CoA hydratase family protein; the protein is MNRPHRRNALSTEMMHIMVEAWDRVDNDPDIRCCILTGAGGYFCAGMDLKTATQKPPGDSFKDGSYDPSRIDALLKGRRLTKPLIAAVEGPAIAGGTEILQGTDIRVAGESAKFGISEAKWSLYPMGGSAVRLVRQIPYTVACDLLLTGRHITAAEAKEMGLVGHVVPDGQALTKALELAEIIENNGPLAVQAILKTIRETEGMHENEAFKIDTQIGIQVFLSDDAKEGPRAFAEKRKPEFKNR
- a CDS encoding acetoacetate decarboxylase family protein, with product MPVSQHTIAGTVLTMPVVIRKADQHSAMFSVNADAAQRLIDYSGLQVFEYLPGRAILVQLLVRYIDGDLGEYHEYGTAFLVNKPGTHTSGIRAMAQAATFIHQLPVDQEFTLEAGRTIWGYPKIMADFNVREGRKFAFDVSADGQLIAGIEFSRGLPHPAPGPQTLTTYSCLDGVTRETTSTMQMTGVRTRLGGAQIRLGNHPYAKELATLGLPKRALMSQSVANVEMSFGDARAV
- a CDS encoding cytochrome P450 — translated: MTSTIPDTILNIDLADGNFYADGVAAREAYRWMRANQPVFRDRNGLAGATTYQAILDAERNPELFSSTGGIRPDQPGMPYMIDMDDPAHLVRRKLVNAGFTRKRVKDKEASIGELCDTLIDAVCERGECDFVRDIAAPLPMAVIGDMLGVLPSERGMLLKWSDDLVCGLSSHIDPASVEFQTVMEAFAGYTAFTMDLIGKRRAEPTDDLYSVLINAEVEGQRMSDEEIVMETLLILIGGDETTRHTLSGGTEQLVRHRDQFADLVADPSLLPGAIEEMLRWTSPVKNMCRTLTADTDFHGTSLTAGEKIMLLFEAANFDESVFDQPEKFDIRRNPNSHLAFGFGTHFCMGNQLARLELSLMTSRVLRRLPDLRLADESALPLRPANFVSGLESMPVVFTPSAPVLG
- a CDS encoding PE family protein, which codes for MAGGAGGTGGVGGTGGGAGKGGTGSSTGAAGTAGDGGVGGVGGTGGQGGAGTTGTAGGGTGGQGAAGGDGGQGGAGGAAGATNGGTAGVQGAGGQGGIGGTGGGGGTGGAGTDNSGNPGIAGGAGGTGGVGGTGGSAGKGGTGSSTGASGTAGDGGVGGVGGTGGQGGAGTTGTAGGGTGGQGAAGGDGGQGGAGGAAGATNGGTAGVQGAGGQGGIGGTGGGGGTGGAGTDNSANPGIAGGAGGTGGVGGTGGSAGKGGTGSSTGAAGTAGDGGIGGVGGTGGAGGQGSAGASGGGTGGQGAAGGDGGQGGAGGAAGATNGGTAGTQGAGGQGGIGGTGGIGGTGGAGTDNSANPGIAGGAGGTGGVGGTGGAAGLGGAGSSVGAAGIAGDGGIGGVGGTGGAGGQGNTGASGGGTGGQGAAGGDGGQGGAGGAAGATNGGTAGTQGAGGQGGIGGTGGIGGEGGVGTDNSANPGIAGGAGGTGGVGGTGGAAGLGGAGSSVGAAGTAGDGGIGGVGGTGGQGGAGTTGTAGGGTGGQGAAGGDGGQGGAGGAAGATNGGTAGVQGAGGQGGIGGTGGGGGTGGAGTDNSGNPGIAGGAGGTGGVGGTGGGAGKGGTGSSTGAAGTAGDGGVGGVGGTGGQGGAGTTGTAGGGTGGQGAAGGDGGQGGAGGAAGATNGGTAGTQGAGGKGGIGGTGGQGGTGGTGTDNSTNPGIAGGTGGTGGTGGTGGGAGKGGTGSSTGAAGTAGNGGIGGTGGTGGQGGQGNTGSSGGGTGGQGAAGGDGGQGGAGGAAGATNGGTAGTQGAGGQGGIGGTGGQGGTGGTGTDNSTNPGIAGGTGGTGGVGGTGGGAGKGGTGSSTGAAGTAGNGGIGGTGGTGGAAGQGNTGSSGGGTGGQGAAGGDGGQGGAGGAAGATNGGTAGTQGAGGKGGIGGTGGQGGAGGTGTDNSANPGIAGGAGGTGGTGGTGGGAGKGGTGSSTGAAGTAGNGGIGGTGGTGGQGGQGNTGSSGGGTGGQGAAGGDGGQGGAGGAAGATNGGTAGVQGAGGKGGIGGTGGGGGTGGTGTNNSANPGIAGGAGGTGGTGGTGGGAGKGGTGSSTGAAGTAGNGGIGGTGGTGGQGGQGNTGSSGGGTGGQGAAGGDGGQGGAGGAAGATNGGTAGVQGAGGKGGIGGTGGQGGTGGTGTDNSANPGIAGGAGGTGGVGGTGGGAGKGGTGSSTGAAGTAGNGGIGGTGGTGGQGGQGNTGSSGGGSGGQGAAGGDGGQGGAGGAAGATNGGTAGTQGAGGKGGIGGTGGGGGTGGAGTNNSANPGIAGGAGGTGGTGGTGGGAGKGGTGSSTGAAGTAGNGGIGGTGGTGGQGGQGSTGSSGGGTGGQGAAGGDGGQGGAGGAAGATNGGTAGTQGAGGKGGIGGTGGQGGTGGTGTDNSTNPGIAGGAGGTGGTGGTGGGAGKGGTGSSTGAAGTAGNGGIGGTGGTGGQGGQGNTGSSGGGTGGQGAAGGDGGQGGAGGAAGATNGGTAGTQGAGGQGGIGGTGGQGGTGGTGTDNSTNPGIAGGAGGTGGVGGTGGGAGKGGTGSSTGAAGTAGNGGIGGGGGTGGAAGQGSTGSSGGGTGGLGAAGGDGGQGGAGGAAGATNGGNAGIQGAGGKGGTGGQGGTGGTGGTGTAGTATLPGGNGGQGGQGGTGGAAGAGGTGSSVGGVGTGGQGGTGGTGGAGGTGGVNAGTTATAAGQGGTGGTGGSGGNAAAGGINGAAGTGGVGGQGGTGGSPSAGNGGAGGQGGTGGARGTAGSGAGAAGGAGTGGNGGTGGTGGKGGTGTNGGAGAAGSLGFTGGTGGAGGTGGANGGNGGQGGIGGTGGNGGNGGNGGIGANGGNGGQGGTGGTAGAAGAAGTGGVAGALGTGGTGGIGGNGGLGGNGTGSTGGGQGGNGGQGGTGGGGGVAGNAGSGGLGGNGANGGNGSVSTPAGSAGGKGGAGGAGGTAGAATGGGSAGNQGSGGNGGNGGNGGNGAAAGIGGIAATGGAGGAGGNGGNGLNAGSGGAGGTGGTGGAGAAATAAVNATAGGQGGQGGQGGSAGTPSGGTQGSVGTAGKGGDGGAGGAGFNISPTAARTNGAAGGQGGQGGAGAVGVTGGNGGDGGLGGSGGAGGLAGQGNNATVPGGTGGQGGQGGTGGTAGAAGAGGVSGDGGQGGKGGVGGGGGQGGQIGGNGGIGGQGGSGGTGGSGGLSGNGGAGGQAGNGGKGGAGDNRVNAGDVGGAGGQGGQGGTGGQGGAGGTSGGDGGNAGAAGTGGTGGTGGTGITLGTGGAGGAGGAGGTAGNGGNALGGNGSGGNGGNGGAGGTGGTGGTGGNNAAGAAGGTGGSGATGGTGGNGFGSGSGGAGGNGGAAGGGGAGGNAGGGNRNGGNGGNGGAGGAGGTGGAGGATGAGGKGGSGATGGNGGNGGNGTGAGIGGTGGNGGTGGGGGKGGTGGGGANPGATGTGGGTGSAGFVAVGKAGGAGGKGGTAGSGGDGGSA
- a CDS encoding acyl-CoA synthetase is translated as MAVALNIADLAEHAIDAVPDRVALICGDEQLTYAQLEEKANRFAHYLMEQGVREGDKVGLYCRNRIEIVIAMLGIVKAGAILVNVNFRYVEGELRYLFDNSDMVALVHERQYSDRVANVLPDTPNVKTVLVVEDGSDLEYQRYGGVEFYAAIADSSPERDFGDRTEDAIYLLYTGGTTGFPKGVMWRHEDIYRVLLGGTDFATGEFVKDEYDLAKAAAANPPMVRYPIPPMIHGATQSATWMSIFSGQTTVLAPEFNAEQVWETIHRHKVNLLFFTGDAMARPLLDALQKDNDYDLSSLFLLASTAALFSPSIKEKFLELLPNRVITDSIGSSETGFGGTSIVAKDAPHSGGPRVTIDHRTVVLDEEGNEVKPGSGVRGFIAKKGNIPVGYYKDEKKTAETFKTINGVRYAIPGDYAMVEEDGTVTMLGRGSVSINSGGEKIYPEEVEAALKGHPDVFDALVVGVPDPRYGQHVAAVVQAREGARPSLAELDCFVRSEIAGYKVPRSLWFVDEVKRSPAGKPDYRWAKEQTEARPADDVHASHVTA